The genomic segment AGAATGTGCTAGCAAAACTCTTTCTGCTTACAAGCTAAAAACTGGAGCACAACAGCAGGACAAACTGTAAATTGCATTCTGGCAAGCTAATGTAAGTGTTATTatgtgcttattttatttattttagaccTCTATGTATTTGCCTTTATTACAGTCCACTTGTACAACTGAAAAGAAAGCAAGTATTATAAAAGCAACAGCAATCTCCAGTGTTAACTCATTTGAAGAAAACTAAGCCTACTGGCATTAGCCAAGGAATTCCCAACTGCTAGAAGTGAGGAATATGTAACAGTATGTAATGACTTCTCATTGTATTTAATCATAATTACTTACATTTTCCCTACTGATTAAGCAATCAATACTTTGCAGGGGACAAAATGCATCAAATTGCCTGTAGCAATGACCAGTCAGTGGATTCCAtagaaaatattctccattttctagTGTTGCTACATAAGCTACTTTCCCCTATATTAGCAAAAATAGAAAGCATCAGCTTCCATCGCACACCAAAGAGAAATTAAACATTACTTTTTAGTAGCAAAACCAAGCAAATATCTTGTGCCATATTCAAGATTGCTTTACTTTATGTGACACAACCCGGATATGGATACCATGTGGCTTATGAGCACCATGCAGCCCCAAGGTGCCCTTAGCGTACacataacaaaaaagcaaactgtgctgtttatataccaccccatagcacttaatgCATTCTCTGGACAGTTGGTCTAGGTGACTGAAATTATGTCTGTTAGTGTGCATCTGTGGTTGGAACTCCCAAGATTCTGCCTGGgagattcttggagaattctgggaactgaagtccaaagaaaccaaaaccaaatggcacatccTTCATATGCAAAAacatgctgaaatcctgttgcacaactgaGTGTCTAGCGGAAATTATGCCAGTAGTAGCAATAAatggctgctgattaaaggcttcattTGGCAATTTGGGGATGTATGTAACTTGTATGCAACATGATTAAATTGCATGCACCCCAAAATTACcaaagccgcttagagtggtcacaatttgactagataggcggggtataaatgaaacaaacaaacaaacaaacaaacaaacaaacaaatagattttTAATAATCAGCTTTTGTTGATGATATGGATGTCATTCCTGTTGTGGATGAGaagttgtacaacaggatttcagccacggtGATTTAGTGATGTATTAATTTCCACTATGCTACTACTTCTCCTGAAAAGTTCATGTGGACACTACTGATACTCACCAATGAATTAGCTGGAAATGTAATATCTTTGTAAGAAATTATCCTGCATATCCTATTCACATAAATATAACTAAGTATTTTAATATGCATTAGAGAAGGCTGAAAAGCCTGGGCCATGCTAGCTCCAGACAAAGAACAATGGTGTGTGTAACTCTTTGCAAACATTtataatatactttaaaaaaataataaaaacacattaatgATCACACATGATAATCTTAAATGAGACTAAGTTCCAGTCAAAAGGAATTTCACATAACTTATCCTAAAACattgtttctttaattttaataataaaattaaagaagCAGAGTCAACCAGAATTACACCTACCTAACATAGACTCCAATTGCTTTTCTTCCCTACCTATTTGATCCTGTTTGGTATATCATGTGACTTTATATTTTTGTGAAAAATTAGATATATATAAGGATTAAAATATTCACTACACTTACTTCTAAGACTGATGTTCCCAACAATACCCATGCTTTCTTCCTTATATACAGAAAATAATTACACAGAAGCACTGCATGCTCTTCTTTATTACAAATGCCCATTTTGATGCAGTCCTATGAGAAATGTAagttactttgtttttaaaaaaagttgatatATTTTTCATCTTCCCACAAAATGATACCACAATAAAATCACCATGACCAACTTCTAGAAAAGATAAAGCTCCTCAGGCAGCAATATATTAAACAAAAGATTAActtcaaacaagaaaaaaaaaacctaggctCCCACAAATTCAAAGAAATTGTATGTTATACATCTCGGAGAACTGGGGAAGCAGCAAAAAGGCACCTAAAGCTTTATCAAATACAGTAATAAGGAATCTGAATTTAATCCAcaatttaaccactgccccaCTGAATTAAATAAggattaaaaagttaaaatagtGTTGCTGCTCAGTTTTCTGATGCAAGCATATATGCTTTGCCATGGTAACGGAAGAATCTTCAAAAGCATCTTCTACAAGGCCTAAAGGGCAGTGAGAGTACTACCTCTAGGAAGAACACAGCAGCTTCCTCTCAGCCAACAATGTGGCAGAAAATGGAGCCCTGTAATACTAGGCCTTTTTCCAGATGAGTAAAATGAAGGTATTTGCAGGTGTGGGTCTGTGAAGTGAAGCTCCCAGAATGTTGTTtaaggaattcttggagaattatTGGAATTGGAGTCAAGAGCAGGGTGGAAAATAAATGTCACATCTCTAGTAACCAAGGCATGTATGACAGTCGCTTGGCATGGGATCTTTGCATATttcttggactatagttcccagaagtCTGTTGGAAGACCACCAAATAGATTTCTGAGgtcttcagccaagaaatcaaagtcctttaatagatagataaaattttattacggtcaaaagatCAGCCACAAAGTCCTTTAAAGAGCTTGGATCAGCAGGGCCAAGTTTTGTATGTCATAGTTTATAGCTGAGAAATAAATGCTCCATATAACATCCTGAATCTTCATGAGGAAGGGGGAAGTGCCTAGGTGATGCTAAGCTCTCCGGAAgctgcaaagcattaggggtCTCATAGCCTCCCTGCCCATTATGTTCATACTGGGTGCCTCTCAGAAAATTAGCAGGTTTACAATGCGTTGCTCCCAAAGCCTATCCCCTTCCAGCCACTTCCCCCATCTTCATAAAGATTCATCATGTCAAAAAGCCTTTATGACTTTGAATTTTTTGCTTGAGGCCCTAGAagtctggctgggggaattcctgcaAACCTCTGGGGGCTGTAGTTGAGAAAACATGAAAATCCTAAACCTTACTGTTGCTAAGTCAGTATTTTTAATGGTTAAGAActacaattacattttaaaaatacattcaaaaacacaactcttttaaaaaaatcagcaaaacagtaaaaaaaaatatattaagccCTACCTCTGATGTCATCCATACATCAATATCATCCTTTTCATCCACAGCATCTGATATGCAAGGAATTAATGATACAAACCGTGATATGAGGtcctaaaaataaataagaataaatctATCTATCCCAGGAATGTGTAGTAGAAAATCCAACTGGCATAATTATATTTAGGGATGGCAGAAGTATCAGAAACTAGCTAACTCACTGTACTATATTTTTACATTCTTTATGTAAAACTAATACCTCCAGTTGGCATGAAAATTACTGAAAGTATGATGAAGTAAAACTTAATTAAATCTCGAGGCTTCCGGCTTGATGctgcaatgagacagcagcaggaggacggagCTCTATCACCTCtgctgaattccaacctgtttgggaccccacagggggttaaaaccaccccaaagaggtggtgaaatgagggagaagcctgttgatcatgtgGGGGGTGGTGGCAGTTACCCATGTTTGATCCGGAAAACTCTCCAATCAACCAGCGGGTGGAAACAAGCaactgaactagcttgcttgcaagtcgttgaAAGCTGGCAatggagaagtgataaatcaTCCTAATTAACATcatgttaccactgggtgagaaatatttttttttactatactgCTTTACTATCTCTGGACGAGACCATTACTACAGCAGAAATAGCATCTTCTATTCCCCAACACTGAGTGAGCAGCAGTGAATCTGGGAAGAGGATGAGAAGCagggagacacaaagaaaataaattggataaTTATAATTCAAGGAATTTAATTATACTTGAAGAAAGAAAGTTTCTTATTACTTTGTTGTTATAAACCTAAGAATCTTTCTCCTCAAAACATCATTGGCAACAACTCTGCTAAACTAAAATTTGTTTATGCTACTTGTAACAGTGATCTAAGGTGTTGGTAAAAAGCctagaatcaattaccttgaacactttatggctgtttggaaatcgctttctttttgaggatggaactgaactacagataaattaaccctagaaagcccaATCCAGTCAAACTGGAATttctaaactgtatcctgggttTTGAACTGTTCagtattgtatactaaaatacacacatgaatggtttaaattttttaaaatgtatagattttgaaggggcaactaagaagacaccaagacgcaaaaaacaaataattataagcaacccatgtagcaagatgtttaacaagcacgaattgaaagtagatagattgaaaaactaatagtttttttaaaaaaataataataattaaatctcAATGTTCTTATTCTATAATAAGCGTTTCATACTTACCGAAGTGGAGTTAAGGTCATCAGGATACATATCTAACAACTGTTGTGGTGGATTCAGAGTCATAATATACTCTGTTACTAAAATATCAGTTCCTTGATAGTTAAAAACAGAGGTTAGTAGTCTTCTCTTTGGAAACAGTGCTTTGCAAGTTTGCTTAAAAATGTATGCTCTCTGCAATGGCGTTTCAGCTTCATGATCTACAAGCTAAACAATATTTAGTATTcagacaatatttttaaaatttcaaagtgatatctatctatctatctatctatctatctatctatctatctatctatctatctatctatctatctatctatctatctatctatctatctatctatctatctatctatctatctatctatctatctatctatctatctatctatctatctatctatctatctatctgccacctttctcctaaaagatccaaggaggcttacagtattaaaagaaataaagttaaaagccaaacaataaattattacaatattttaaaagcactaaacaaatatattaaagagCAAAACTTAAAACACAGAGTAAAatgatccctttaaaaaaaaacatagtcaAGCagccatttaaaggaaagcctgcctgaagagaaagatcttcatctgattgcagaaagaaagcaaagatgcGGCCAGCCTGGCCTTACacgggagggagttccagaattagcgacagagaaggccctctcatgtgtccccaccaaatgcacctgtgcgggtagtgggaccgagagaaaggtctctcctgatgatttaAATCcctgggtaggctcataaagagagatatggtattttatattaaatatgacaatattctttttaaattcttttattcATTAAATGGGATAAATATACTTACCTTATCTGATTCTAAATTATTTTCAGCAGAAGATAACTGTGGTTCAATAGTAGCAAAGATAGTTAAAAAGGTATACGCTTTCAAGTCCTGCCCATAACATTCTTCTTTGGGAGGTACATATGTCTTACTCCATGTATACCCATGTAAAACTGGTGGTGTATTTACTTGAAATGTCCCACAGATCTGTGAAAATATCTATTGTTAGAGTCAgcgaaataaaggaaaataacaaaGACACAGTCCCAAAATCTGAAGACAGCTGTGTAATAATCATATTAAAatcctatcatttttgaaattaattcccTTGCTaaaacccagtagtaagtcacagctatagtagatccattgaattagtggggatttgttgagtcaaaaCCTATGTAAGTTCTACTGGTTCAGTTTCCCtcctctacttgtgacttactactggatttgagCCATTGTTGTGGGGTTATACTGAAGATACAAGGCAACATCCAAAAGAGAAATGCACAAATCTAGCCTCCTATGCACCTTCAAAACCCAATCCTGACAGCTGGGAAACCCTCCAGAGTTAATTTTATGATGATGCTACTGGCTGCAAGAGGAAGAACAATGGCTGGGTCAAAATTTGTCCCAGCTAATTCCTAAATGTGTGCCTTTGATCTGCACATTTTTGTAAGAGCCAAAACAATGCATTGGGATAAAAATGTCAATGTGCCTTATCCTATTTCTCCATGCATACAAATTTAAAGATGCCTTTTTTAAACACATGATTTCTttcattaattattttaacaaataaTAATACTTAATTCCCACTGACCACACATATCAATTTTTGACAGAACACTGTATTCTATGCTGATGTGAATGTACATGTATTTCTTAACTTGTATTATGATCTTATATACAGGTATAAGATTATACATTTCTTGTGAAAGATCTATGCcattatattttgttattttttctctaatttcaatagattttaaaatgtcacatgcctttttttaaagctgtccaacgaggccttagaaatagcagagaggagaaggggagcaaaatgcaagggagatagggaaagttacagaaacttgaatgcagacttccaaagaatagcaaggagagacaagagggccttcttaaatgaacaatgcaaagaaatagaggaaaataacagaaaaggaaaaaccagagatctgttcaggaaaattggagatattagaggaacatttcgcgcaaagatggacatgataaaggacaaaaatgggagggacctaacagaagcagaagacatcaagaagaggtggcaagaatacacggaggaattatatcagaaagatgtggatatcccggataacccagacaatgtagttgctgaccttgagccagacatcctggagagtgaagtcaagtgggccttagaaagcctggctaataacaaggccagtggaggtgatggcattccagttgaactatttaaaatcttgaaagatgatgctgttaaggtgctacattcaatatgccagcaagtttggaaaacccatcagtggccagaggattggaaaagatcagtctacatcccaatcccaaagaaaggcagtgccaaagaatgctccaactaccgcacaattgcactcatttcacacgctagcaaggttatgctcaaaatcctccaaggtaggcttcagcagtatgtggaccgagaactcccaaaagtacaagctggattccgaagaggcagaggcactcgagaccaaattgctaacttgcgctggattatggagaaagccagagagttccagaaaaatatctacttctgcttcattgactatgcaaaagcctttgactgtgtggaccacaacaaactatggcaagttcttaaagaaatgggagtgcctcaccaccttatctggcTCCTGAAAAacctttatgtgggacaggaaacaacagttggaactggatatggaacaactgattggttcaaaattaggaaaggggtacgacaaggctgtacatattgtctccatgcttattcaacttatatgcggaaggctggactggaggaatcccaagccggaattaagattgccggaagaaatatcaacaacctccgatatgcagatgacaccactctgatggcagaaagtgaggaggaactaaagaaccttgtaatgagggtgaaaggagagcgcaaaaaacggcctgaaactcaacatcaaaaaaactaagatcatggccactggtcccatcacctcctgggaaatagaaggggaagatatggaggcagtgacagattttattttcctgggctccatgatcactgcagatggggacagcagccacgaaattaaaagatgcctgcttcttgggaggaaagcgatgacaaatcttgacagcatcttaaaaagcagagacatcaccttgccaacaaaagtccgaatagtcaaagctatggtttttcccgtcgtgatgtatggaagtgagaactggaccataaagaaagcagaccgccgaagaattgatgcctttgaattgtggtgctggaggagactcttgaaaatcccctggactgcaaggagaacaaacctatcaattctaaaggaaatcaaccctgagtgctcactggaaggacagatcctgaagctgaggctccagtactttggccatctaatgagaagaaaagactccctggaaaagaccctgatgttgggaaagtgtgatggcaagaggagaaggggacgaccgaggatgagatggctggacagtgtctgcgaagcaaccaacatgaatttgacacaactccgggaggcagtagaagataggagggcctggcgtgctctggtccatggggtcacaaagagtcggacacgactaaacgactaaacgacgattcAGAGAAGCAGACATTATATATTCTCGTTGTCGGTATGTTGACCTATTTAGAAAGGGAAGATTGGAAGTCTCATGAGCTCATAAAATACGAGTAAACAGAAATCCTGACCTTAATCACCACTATAAGGCTGTTGTTACTTCTCATTTGAATCAGAAAATTCAACCCAcaacctaatttttttttaaagtcatgcaTGAAGAATAAAAGCATGTTTCTTCTTGCTTGTTACCTTTGATTGTTCCAGAagagcagagaaaggaaatgtAACTGATCCAAGCCAATTCTTCCTTATATAGGAATGACTACTGCAGCTTTTTGGGCAAGCATCCTAATAAAACACATACCTTTCGGTTAATTGTTTAGCCTGTGCATATTTCATCCACAACAGAAATCAACAAATACGCAACATGTCTTTAAGGTTATGAACACAACCAATCTGAAATATTGCTCTTGAACAGTTCTAAGGTGTTTAGTAGATTCAACCACctgttaaaataatataataatgattTACCATCAAATAATTTCTGATGTATGATGACATTTTTCAAGTTTTTCAAGTACTCAGTTCTACCTTCTTCTGGGCATACTCTGGGACCATGCAATATGCAATATGCCCAGGActatataggctggctcttttcccaggaacGCAAAATTGGGAAGCAAACTCCCAAACTCCAGCTTCAAAGATAGATACTGAACTCAGGGTGCAATCATTCTGTTCTGATGTATGTTCAGTCTCTCTTTGGATACCTGAATGTAAGCATTCAATCATGTATTCAGCTTCTGTAGCAGAAAACTGAAGAAGAGACATGATCAGAGATGTGGGTATTtgcatacgaatatgaatatcactGCATAGCTGGAGTttacaagggtccagcccctggggccggtCTGTCTACTCACATGTCTGGCGGTGGTGGCagcctctctcttccttccaatcgttCCATAGTGCTGTTCTCTTCCCAAttagctagccactcctggcagacagtctccctgcaaggctgccgagtggctagccgagtagtgctccggagtgattggaaggaagagaggggccgctGCCACTGCCGGACAggagtggacagtctggctccaggggctggaccctcgttaactccagctacgtggggatattcatatacaaatacccctatctGATGTAAGGTTTTTCATTAAGTCTGGTTGATATTCAGTCAAACTTTGCTTGTGCTACATCTTTTCTCACTGACAGATGCACAGTTTTGTCATCTCCAGAACAAAACACTTTGTAATTATCTGATTGTAAACCTACTATTCCTGTTCATTTTTATTTGCTCACACCAAGTATTACAGTGTTTAAATATTCAATTTCTTGTCTTACAGTTCCAAGTTTGCCTTGACTCATATTTCTCATAGTCCATGCTCTAATTGTGTATCATGAAGCACTGAACTTTCCATTTGCTTCTGTACACATCAACAACTAGACATCTTTTGCTGTAATTCAGTTGCTTCATTAACGTATCTTTAGCTCTTTCCCAGCAGCTGATTTAGTACTTTCTCAACTGCAAATCTCaccttccagcactatctcttgttccATTCTGGATTACTTCATCATCCAAGAACTTTCAAGATataaaatatacagaagtggtttcccattatCTCTTTCTGTATAGTACTGACAAGCATTAGCTTAAGTGTCAACTGCTGTTGTTTATGGAggatcctctgccagtgtcaccttctcTGCTGCTTCTTAGAACTGCCCCTGTTACTACTGGGACTACTTCTCTCTTCTGCTGCAATGATCAGTTCCTGAAGTGGCTGCATACATCTTGGTCTTGTGTCTGACCTTTAACTATTCCACCTTGGGGACCTTGCTGGGAGTCTAAAGTTGTAATGGAATTTAGGTTCCTGGCAGAACTGTTTTCAACTTCACCGACACATTGAAATATCCCCACTGTATTAAGATGTGCTTCTAAGAGGTGAGCTGGTTGGGTAAGTTGGGTAActatatatcccacccatctagaccaaagtctactctgggcagctaacaataagacataaaaataaaagcaatataataaaataaagacaacattaataatataattcaagatggcaaagaatAATTAGGTGATGAACGGAGGGAAaacttgcctaaagagccaggtcttaagtttgctcttaaaaacacgcAGCAAGGGAGTTACCCAACTTACCCAACCAGCTCACCTCTTAGAAGCACATATTAATACAGTGGAGATATTTCAATGTGTCAGTGAAGTtgaaataggtaggtaggtaggtaggtaggtaggtaggtaggtaggtaggtaggtaggtaggtaggtaggtaggtaggtaggtaggtaggtaggtaggtaggtaggtaggtaggtaggtaggtaggtaggtaggtaggtaggtaggtaggtaagtaagtaagtaagtaagtaagtaagtaagtcaggGAATTGGGTGCCTGGCTGTTGAACAAGGGCTTGGGACTCGTGACTTTCCACTATGCCTTCTGagggggaaaagagccagcctgtgcaatcTTGGACAAGTTGCATGGTCCCAAAGTGCTCCCAGGTCTGGTAAACAAGTTCTAAGTATTCCACTCTTATAAACCCTGAAATGGTCCGTCATAATTTGGAATTAACTTGAGGGCTTGTGATCATCACAACTGGCTAGATGTAATGAATAGATATGTATTACTATATTCAAGAGACTATGAAAGAGAAGAGGAACAGTTCCTTGTGTTTGGACAATTATTGAGGTAAAGGACTGTTACTGCTCAGGTGCTGTATTAGCAGCGTATTTTAACTGCATTTAAAATTCTGCCCTAATATAATTCTGTTTTACTATTTCATATTGCTTTCTTCTGTTGAATTTTTTAAGTTGAATGTTACTACTGTGTACCAGTTTGAGGGaaagggtggcatataaatgtatatataattgTTAGTCAAACATTACCTCATGCTTTTCAATCATGCATTCATCAAAAATGTTAATATTGATCTTGTCTTTTATTTTAGATAAACCTGAGAAAGTGTAATCACGCCCTGGACAGctgaaacaaaaaacccaaattaaattattttaaattaaatatacaattaaaaaaagctttttttctattttaaatgcattCAGTCTGAAAACAGAAATCAAAGACCATTTTAATAATAATGTCACTTAAACTAGGATGCTTACGGAGGGACATCTCCTTATGACCAGCCAAACAGTACTATGCACCTATTTCATCTTTTCCTCCTTAACATATGTTTTCAACTAATAAAAAAGTTGGAAGGAAtattttgactatgcggacctttgtcggcaagctgaggtttctgctttttaagatgctgtctagatttgtcatcactttccttccaagaagcaggcgtcttttcctagctgctgtcaccatttgcagtgatcatggagcccaagaaagtaaaatctgtcactgcctccatatcttccccttctatttgccaggaggtgatgggaccaatggccatgaccttagttttttttatgttgagcttcagaccattttttgtgatctcctctttcaccctcattaagaggttctttaattcctcctcactttctgagtTTCTGTCTAGTTGCCCTCAAAAAAATCCATGTTTGAGGCCAAGTGATTGCAGAATCAAAGACATCTACAGTTtctaaactatttatttatttatttatttatttatttatttatttatttatttatttatttatttatttatttatttatttatttatttaaatttataccccgcccctctagaccatgtctactcggggcggcttacaacataaaataaatctatataaaatatatataatcataaaaatacaattgctatattaattaagacaattaatttaagaaaggattaccaagatgggataggataagaaaagaagaaataaaaaagacttagctgactggagggaaggcctgcctaaatagccaaatttttaactgccttttaaaaacacccagcgagggtgccagccgaatttctgttggaagggtgttccacagccgaggggccaccgccgagaaggcccggtttctaggtttttccttctgagcctctctcggcgtcagatcCCTCAGCCGTCTCTGCTGGCAATgatgggtgattcgggtagatctgggtgggagaagacgatctgccaaatattgaggtcccaaaccatttagggctttataagtgatcattagcactttgaagtcgacgcggaaacagatgggcaaccagtgtagtgCAG from the Pogona vitticeps strain Pit_001003342236 chromosome 3, PviZW2.1, whole genome shotgun sequence genome contains:
- the CC2D2B gene encoding protein CC2D2B isoform X24 codes for the protein MIEKHEDACPKSCSSHSYIRKNWLGSVTFPFSALLEQSKICGTFQVNTPPVLHGYTWSKTYVPPKEECYGQDLKAYTFLTIFATIEPQLSSAENNLESDKLVDHEAETPLQRAYIFKQTCKALFPKRRLLTSVFNYQGTDILVTEYIMTLNPPQQLLDMYPDDLNSTSDLISRFVSLIPCISDAVDEKDDIDVWMTSEDCIKMGICNKEEHAVLLCNYFLYIRKKAWVLLGTSVLEGKVAYVATLENGEYFLWNPLTGHCYRQFDAFCPLQSIDCLISRENVWFNIQQNNSPMCVNFDISKECFWRQLLPCSALHLKNQTIQTEEIVYVPTDEGSLEELQNRSLKALLHKLFLNFHPKRIEKTLKNKMMEWRSQHPTRWHRQCTSVLRQILPKLELRNGHVSKEKEENYLETFQEHYWVTGFPIQMPYLDVQSITEAVYQTGIHSSEVPNTEFALAVYIHPYPNNILSVWIYLVSLIRHQ
- the CC2D2B gene encoding protein CC2D2B isoform X23, producing MHSASYLPVRMSRGRHIFSGNLSYTADLLNEVVVHPFVEVTFQNTVYQTTTADGSHPCWNEELQVDFICPGRDYTFSGLSKIKDKININIFDECMIEKHEDACPKSCSSHSYIRKNWLGSVTFPFSALLEQSKICGTFQVNTPPVLHGYTWSKTYVPPKEECYGQDLKAYTFLTIFATIEPQLSSAENNLESDKLVDHEAETPLQRAYIFKQTCKALFPKRRLLTSVFNYQGTDILVTEYIMTLNPPQQLLDMYPDDLNSTSDLISRFVSLIPCISDAVDEKDDIDVWMTSEDCIKMGICNKEEHAVLLCNYFLYIRKKAWVLLGTSVLEGKVAYVATLENGEYFLWNPLTGHCYRQFDAFCPLQSIDCLISRENVWFNIQQNNSPMCVNFDISKECFWRQLLPCSALHLKNQTIQTEEIVYVPTDEGSLEELQNRSLKALLHKLFLNFHPKRIEKTLKNKMMEWRSQHPTRWHRQCTSVLRQILPKLELRNGHVSKEKEENYLETFQEHYWVTGFPIQMPYLDVQSITEAVYQTGIHSSEVPNTEFALAVYIHPYPNNILSVWIYLVSLIRHQ